A single window of Pseudomonadota bacterium DNA harbors:
- the rnhB gene encoding ribonuclease HII, with the protein MWIAGVDEVGRGPLAGPVIAAAVILTPEADTSGLTDSKKLSASRRESLCHRIQQQALAWSIGRAEADEIDRLNIHQATLLAMRRAVAGLAHAPTEVWVDGIHAPDVNCLARAFVGGDGLHAPISAASIVAKVHRDREMTAMAEEFPQYGFERHKGYPTAVHLAALESHGVCPIHRLSFAPVRRVVESMTAP; encoded by the coding sequence ATGTGGATTGCGGGGGTAGATGAAGTCGGGCGTGGGCCTTTGGCGGGTCCGGTGATCGCCGCCGCGGTGATATTGACCCCGGAAGCTGACACATCCGGGTTGACCGATTCCAAGAAATTGTCTGCCTCACGGCGTGAATCGCTTTGCCATCGAATACAGCAACAGGCTCTGGCTTGGTCGATCGGGCGGGCGGAGGCCGACGAAATCGACCGGCTTAATATCCACCAAGCCACGTTGCTTGCCATGCGGCGGGCAGTGGCGGGTCTGGCCCATGCACCGACCGAGGTCTGGGTGGATGGCATACACGCGCCCGACGTCAATTGTCTTGCGCGCGCATTTGTTGGGGGCGATGGCTTGCACGCCCCCATCAGTGCAGCCTCTATCGTGGCGAAAGTGCACCGGGACCGGGAGATGACCGCGATGGCTGAAGAATTTCCTCAATACGGTTTCGAACGCCACAAAGGCTATCCAACTGCGGTCCATCTTGCGGCGCTCGAATCTCATGGTGTCTGCCCGATCCATCGTCTCTCGTTTGCGCCCGTCAGGCGAGTCGTGGAGTCGATGACTGCGCCATGA
- the lpxD gene encoding UDP-3-O-(3-hydroxymyristoyl)glucosamine N-acyltransferase, with protein sequence MSQIGGASVTLRELANRFGLRVAGADDTVIRGVCTIDPGVPGCISFLANSQYRKFLAQTQASAVIVSEQDAADTPVPTLISDAPYLTYAQVAGLFVPKENHPSGVSSSADVDPVAIVDPSASIGPCAVIEAGARIGPNVRIGPGTVVCRDAQIGAGSWLVGQVYVGPRVCVGERVILHPGVVVGADGFGLAHDGEKWIKVPQLGSVEIGDDVEVGANTTIDRGALDNTVLERGVKLDNQIQVAHNVHIGAHTVIAGCVGIAGSAVIGKRCMIGGGAGIGGHLQVADDVTITAMSMVTHSIPKAGVYSSGGTVDDNRTWQKNAARFRQLDPLARRLIALEKRVADYLEQKDPEERGQD encoded by the coding sequence ATGAGTCAGATCGGTGGGGCGTCCGTGACCCTTCGGGAGTTGGCGAACCGCTTCGGTCTGCGGGTCGCGGGTGCGGATGATACGGTTATCCGCGGCGTGTGCACCATCGACCCCGGCGTTCCGGGGTGCATCAGTTTTTTGGCCAATAGCCAGTACAGAAAGTTTCTCGCTCAAACACAGGCGTCCGCGGTGATCGTCAGCGAGCAGGATGCTGCGGACACGCCCGTGCCGACTCTCATTAGTGACGCGCCGTACCTGACCTATGCGCAAGTGGCCGGGCTTTTCGTTCCGAAGGAGAATCACCCTTCCGGCGTCAGTTCCAGTGCCGATGTCGATCCGGTCGCAATCGTCGATCCGAGTGCGTCGATCGGACCTTGCGCGGTGATCGAGGCCGGGGCCCGGATCGGTCCTAATGTTCGCATCGGCCCGGGTACCGTGGTGTGCCGGGACGCCCAGATCGGCGCCGGTAGCTGGTTGGTTGGCCAGGTATACGTCGGGCCGCGAGTATGTGTCGGCGAGCGGGTCATCCTTCACCCCGGCGTCGTGGTTGGGGCCGACGGATTCGGCTTGGCGCATGATGGCGAGAAATGGATCAAGGTGCCGCAGCTCGGCAGCGTCGAGATCGGCGATGATGTCGAGGTTGGCGCGAATACCACCATTGACCGCGGCGCTTTGGACAACACGGTTCTCGAGCGTGGCGTCAAGCTGGATAATCAGATTCAAGTGGCTCACAACGTTCATATCGGCGCTCATACGGTTATCGCCGGTTGCGTGGGCATTGCCGGCAGTGCAGTAATCGGCAAGCGTTGTATGATCGGCGGGGGTGCCGGCATCGGTGGACATTTACAAGTTGCCGACGACGTCACGATTACGGCGATGAGCATGGTGACGCATTCGATTCCGAAAGCCGGGGTGTATTCATCGGGCGGCACGGTGGACGATAACCGCACCTGGCAAAAGAACGCGGCTCGGTTCCGACAACTGGATCCCTTGGCGCGCCGTTTGATCGCGCTGGAAAAGCGTGTCGCTGACTACCTCGAACAGAAAGACCCGGAGGAAAGGGGGCAGGATTGA
- the lpxB gene encoding lipid-A-disaccharide synthase: MLNLGLVAGEASGDLLGASLIEALVERLGPDGLASEGCAGPRMAAAGCRVLVDSEQLAVMGLSEVIAHLPGLLRIRRDLARHFLAHRPDVFVGIDSPDFNLGLERRLKADGVPTIHYVSPTVWAWRQGRVRTIARSVDRVLALFPFEAEFYERHDVDVTYVGHPLADQLPLEPDRAAKRRQLNLPGDVPVVALLPGSRGTELRALSAPFVRTAVWLRSQLSDIRFVAPMVSPAMRALFEQAVAEHGEGVSIQLLEGQARDAMEAADAVLLASGTAALEAMLLKRPMVVAYRVAPLTHFLLKRVGLLKIDRFSLPNLLAGQALVEEFAQDDVIPEHLGPAILAKLRASEENDRLVSEFTRLHHLLRQDASARAAAAVLEVAGR; encoded by the coding sequence ATGCTCAACTTAGGCTTGGTCGCGGGAGAGGCCTCCGGCGATCTGCTCGGCGCATCACTGATAGAGGCGTTGGTGGAGCGGCTGGGACCGGATGGCTTGGCCAGTGAGGGTTGCGCTGGGCCGCGCATGGCGGCGGCGGGTTGTCGTGTCCTCGTGGACAGTGAACAACTCGCGGTGATGGGTTTGTCCGAGGTGATCGCCCATCTGCCCGGGTTGTTACGTATTCGTCGCGATTTGGCCCGTCATTTTCTCGCCCATCGGCCGGATGTGTTCGTCGGCATCGATTCACCGGATTTCAATCTTGGGTTGGAGCGACGTTTGAAGGCCGACGGAGTGCCGACCATTCACTACGTAAGCCCCACCGTGTGGGCCTGGCGACAGGGTCGGGTTCGAACCATCGCCCGCTCGGTTGATCGGGTGTTGGCGCTGTTCCCCTTCGAGGCCGAGTTCTACGAACGGCATGACGTTGATGTCACTTACGTGGGGCATCCATTGGCGGACCAGTTGCCCTTGGAGCCGGACCGGGCGGCCAAGCGTCGCCAGCTGAATCTGCCCGGCGACGTCCCGGTCGTGGCTTTGCTGCCCGGTAGTCGCGGAACTGAGCTGCGTGCGTTGTCGGCACCGTTTGTGCGCACGGCCGTCTGGTTGCGCTCGCAATTGTCTGATATCCGGTTTGTGGCGCCCATGGTCAGCCCTGCCATGCGTGCGCTATTCGAACAGGCCGTCGCGGAGCACGGCGAGGGGGTTTCGATACAGCTTTTGGAGGGGCAGGCGCGGGACGCCATGGAGGCAGCCGACGCCGTGCTCTTGGCCAGTGGTACGGCGGCATTGGAGGCCATGTTGTTAAAACGGCCTATGGTTGTGGCCTACCGGGTCGCTCCTCTCACGCACTTTCTGCTCAAGCGGGTCGGTTTGTTGAAAATCGACCGGTTTTCCTTGCCCAATTTGTTGGCCGGGCAAGCCTTGGTTGAGGAATTTGCGCAAGATGACGTCATCCCGGAACATTTGGGTCCGGCGATTCTGGCAAAGTTGCGCGCCTCGGAGGAGAACGATCGCTTGGTCAGCGAATTCACCCGTCTGCATCATCTGCTGCGGCAGGACGCCAGCGCCCGAGCGGCAGCGGCGGTACTGGAAGTGGCGGGTCGTTGA
- the lpxA gene encoding acyl-ACP--UDP-N-acetylglucosamine O-acyltransferase, which yields MIDSRAVIHPDARIAQDVTIGPYSVIGPDVEIDSGTWIGPHVVIQGITKIGRGNRIFQFASIGDAPQDKKYADEPTRLEIGDNNTIRECVTINRGTAQDEGLTRVGSGNWIMAYVHIAHDCILGNDIIMANNASLAGHVNIHDHAILGGFAMVHQFCKIGSYSFLQFAAGVNRDVPPCVVASGHPARPSGLNVEGLRRHGFSSEAITILKRAYRLLYRSGLRLEEARQELAGLAEDHASVQLFVDFLASNPRSIIR from the coding sequence ATGATTGATTCAAGGGCAGTGATTCACCCGGACGCGCGCATTGCCCAAGATGTCACCATCGGTCCCTACAGCGTTATCGGTCCGGATGTGGAAATCGACTCGGGGACGTGGATCGGGCCACATGTGGTGATCCAGGGAATCACCAAGATCGGGCGTGGTAATCGGATATTTCAGTTCGCCTCCATCGGCGATGCGCCGCAGGATAAAAAATACGCCGATGAACCCACCCGTCTTGAGATCGGTGACAATAATACGATCCGCGAATGCGTCACCATTAACCGGGGCACCGCTCAAGATGAGGGGTTGACCCGGGTGGGGAGCGGCAACTGGATCATGGCCTATGTGCACATCGCCCACGATTGCATTTTGGGTAATGACATCATCATGGCCAACAACGCCAGCTTGGCGGGACATGTGAATATCCATGATCACGCAATCCTCGGCGGGTTTGCCATGGTGCATCAGTTTTGCAAGATCGGCTCGTATAGTTTTCTCCAGTTCGCTGCCGGCGTGAACCGGGATGTTCCTCCGTGTGTGGTGGCCAGCGGGCACCCGGCGCGTCCGTCGGGGCTGAACGTCGAAGGTTTGCGCCGCCACGGTTTTTCGTCCGAAGCGATCACCATTTTGAAGCGGGCCTATCGGTTGCTTTACCGGTCGGGTCTCCGGTTGGAAGAAGCTCGCCAGGAGTTGGCGGGTTTGGCCGAAGATCACGCGAGCGTTCAATTGTTCGTCGACTTCCTGGCATCCAATCCGCGCAGCATCATTCGCTAG
- the fabZ gene encoding 3-hydroxyacyl-ACP dehydratase FabZ, whose translation MTTLDIHQILEYLPHRYPFLMIDRVLSCEPGKAIRAIKNVTVNEPYFLGHFPHRPVMPGVMILEAMAQATGVLAFITTGGAPGRDTLYYFVGVDKARFKKPVEPGDQLDMHIEIVRSMRQVWKFNASARVDEHVVAEAEIMCAARKFTDD comes from the coding sequence TTGACCACGCTGGATATTCATCAAATCCTCGAATATCTTCCTCACCGCTATCCGTTTCTGATGATCGACCGTGTCCTTTCGTGCGAACCGGGCAAAGCGATTCGGGCGATCAAAAACGTGACGGTCAATGAACCTTATTTTTTAGGGCATTTTCCGCATCGGCCGGTGATGCCGGGGGTGATGATCCTGGAAGCCATGGCACAAGCGACGGGCGTGCTGGCGTTTATCACCACGGGAGGCGCGCCGGGTCGCGATACGCTTTATTATTTTGTCGGTGTGGACAAGGCGCGTTTCAAAAAGCCGGTGGAGCCGGGAGATCAGCTCGATATGCATATCGAGATTGTCCGATCCATGCGACAGGTTTGGAAATTCAACGCCTCAGCGCGCGTCGACGAGCACGTAGTGGCTGAAGCGGAAATCATGTGTGCGGCGAGGAAGTTTACGGATGATTGA